In one Prosthecochloris aestuarii DSM 271 genomic region, the following are encoded:
- a CDS encoding fibrobacter succinogenes major paralogous domain-containing protein has protein sequence MIPKSFFPFVFCLLLLLCSGLTSCSGPSARSGPDAVTLAERDWTAENLDADRYRNGDPVRHAATEEEWRDAITKQEGAWCYYQNDEAKGKRYGKLYNWYAVNDQRGLAPEGWHVASDTEWQSLVEAFGGDGAAGSALRDRKGFHAIPAGSRNCLGMFYGQGKYGYFWTSSEVGEYEAWDREIGASGNDVRRIKINKSIGFSVRCVKD, from the coding sequence ATGATTCCGAAAAGCTTCTTCCCGTTCGTCTTCTGCCTGTTGCTGCTCCTGTGTTCAGGCCTTACCTCCTGCAGCGGACCGTCTGCGCGAAGCGGACCTGATGCTGTGACTCTTGCAGAGCGTGACTGGACAGCGGAAAATCTTGATGCAGATCGTTATCGTAATGGCGATCCTGTCCGCCATGCCGCAACAGAAGAGGAGTGGCGCGACGCTATTACGAAGCAGGAGGGCGCATGGTGCTACTACCAGAACGATGAGGCAAAGGGGAAGCGCTACGGGAAACTCTACAACTGGTATGCCGTGAACGATCAGAGGGGTCTGGCTCCCGAAGGGTGGCATGTTGCATCGGACACTGAATGGCAGTCGCTCGTTGAGGCTTTCGGCGGCGATGGCGCTGCGGGCAGCGCACTGAGGGACCGCAAGGGTTTTCACGCGATACCCGCCGGAAGCCGCAACTGCCTCGGGATGTTTTACGGGCAGGGAAAGTATGGTTATTTCTGGACCTCGTCGGAAGTCGGAGAGTATGAGGCCTGGGATCGTGAAATCGGCGCTTCCGGCAACGACGTGCGGCGGATAAAAATCAATAAGAGCATCGGGTTTTCTGTTCGCTGCGTGAAGGATTGA
- the ppdK gene encoding pyruvate, phosphate dikinase, with protein sequence MPTSRLNIQATSGKQYIYSFTEGGAEGDATMKNLLGGKGANLAEMANIGLPVPPGFTLSTEVCTYYYDHSQTYPEGLFEQDIPDALEKIETALGKKFGDPEDPLLVSVRSGARASMPGMMDTILNLGLNDTTVEGLAHRSGNPRFAWDCYRRFVQMYGDVVMDLKPQDSKHSDPFESILDEHKKKKGCSLDTQLDTDDLKAIVSAFKAAILERTGQEFPEDPHVQLQGAIGAVFGSWNNERAIVYRKLNHIPGYWGTACNVQAMVFGNMGDRSGTGVAFTRDAATGENIFYGEYLMNAQGEDVVAGTRTPLKIRHLQEEKPDIYQQLDCIRTRLEQHYRDMMDIEFTIENDRLFMLQCRVGKRTGLAAIRIAYDMCKEGLIDEKEALLRIEPDQLNQLLRPVFDQKEKDRAISEGRLLATGLNAGPGAATGSICFSARQAQEVKERGQLAILVRIETSPEDIEGMSLAEGILTERGGMTSHAALVARQMGKVCVAGCGELDIDYQKGEMRIEGTDIVLKEGDSISLDGTTGEVIQGEIKTRNPEVIEVLADKTLKPEDAPTWQIFDQVMQWADHYRTLKVRTNADQPEQAELAVTFGAEGIGLCRTEHMFFGGQRIDAMREMILADDIGDRQKALEKLLPYQRDDFYGLFKAMGSRPVTIRLLDPPLHEFLPQEDAEIEALAKKIGMAFHDVKTRIDNLHEFNPMLGLRGCRLGILHPEIPAMQVRAIIEAACIIKKEGHDIIPEIMVPLVSTVRELELTSEIIHKVARRVMAEQEIGVTYLVGTMIEVPRAALTSGDIAKAADFFSYGTNDLTQMGLGMSRDDSGQFLPVYQNYDIFPHNPFESLDQEGIGRLIKLSAKEGRSVKSDLKLGICGEHGGDPATIEFCHTTGINYVSCSPFRIPIARLAAARAAIG encoded by the coding sequence ATGCCAACGTCTCGACTCAACATTCAGGCAACATCAGGAAAACAGTACATCTACAGTTTTACAGAAGGCGGCGCCGAGGGTGATGCCACGATGAAAAATCTCCTTGGAGGAAAAGGCGCAAACCTGGCTGAAATGGCAAATATCGGACTGCCTGTACCTCCGGGATTCACCCTTTCGACAGAAGTCTGTACCTACTACTATGACCATAGTCAAACCTATCCTGAAGGACTTTTCGAACAGGATATCCCCGATGCCCTGGAAAAAATCGAAACAGCACTGGGCAAAAAATTCGGCGACCCCGAGGATCCCCTTCTTGTATCGGTGCGTTCCGGAGCCAGAGCGTCAATGCCGGGAATGATGGATACCATTCTCAACCTCGGACTTAACGATACCACCGTTGAAGGACTTGCCCACAGATCCGGAAATCCGCGATTCGCCTGGGACTGCTACCGCCGTTTCGTGCAGATGTACGGTGATGTGGTCATGGACCTCAAGCCTCAGGATTCAAAGCATAGCGACCCTTTTGAATCTATTCTCGACGAACACAAAAAGAAAAAAGGCTGCTCACTCGACACCCAGCTCGATACCGATGATCTCAAAGCTATCGTCAGTGCATTCAAAGCAGCCATTCTTGAACGGACAGGACAGGAATTCCCCGAAGACCCCCACGTCCAGCTCCAGGGAGCTATAGGAGCAGTGTTCGGCAGCTGGAACAACGAACGCGCTATTGTCTACAGAAAACTGAACCACATTCCCGGTTACTGGGGAACTGCCTGTAACGTCCAGGCAATGGTCTTCGGTAATATGGGCGACCGCTCCGGAACCGGTGTGGCATTCACCCGTGACGCCGCAACCGGAGAAAATATCTTTTATGGTGAATACCTGATGAACGCACAGGGTGAAGATGTTGTAGCAGGAACCCGGACACCCCTCAAAATCCGACATCTCCAGGAGGAAAAACCCGATATCTACCAACAACTCGACTGCATCCGCACACGGCTCGAACAGCACTACCGCGACATGATGGATATCGAGTTCACCATTGAAAACGACCGATTGTTCATGCTCCAGTGCCGTGTTGGAAAACGAACCGGCCTGGCTGCCATCCGCATTGCCTACGATATGTGCAAAGAAGGTCTTATCGACGAAAAGGAAGCCCTTCTGCGCATTGAACCCGACCAGCTCAACCAGCTGCTTCGCCCTGTTTTCGACCAGAAGGAGAAGGATAGAGCCATCAGCGAAGGAAGGCTCCTGGCAACAGGCCTCAACGCAGGTCCCGGAGCGGCGACAGGAAGCATCTGTTTCAGCGCCCGGCAAGCTCAGGAGGTAAAAGAACGCGGCCAGCTGGCTATCCTCGTCAGGATAGAGACCTCTCCCGAAGATATCGAGGGCATGTCCCTTGCAGAAGGCATTCTGACCGAGCGGGGCGGCATGACCTCTCATGCGGCCCTGGTAGCCCGTCAGATGGGAAAAGTCTGTGTTGCCGGATGCGGAGAACTCGACATTGATTACCAAAAAGGCGAAATGCGGATCGAAGGCACCGATATCGTCCTCAAAGAAGGGGACTCCATATCGCTTGACGGGACCACCGGCGAAGTCATCCAGGGAGAGATCAAAACCAGAAACCCGGAAGTTATCGAAGTTCTCGCCGACAAGACGCTCAAACCGGAAGATGCCCCGACATGGCAGATTTTCGATCAGGTCATGCAATGGGCCGATCACTACAGAACACTCAAGGTCCGTACCAATGCCGATCAGCCCGAACAGGCAGAGCTCGCCGTCACATTCGGCGCTGAAGGAATCGGACTCTGCAGGACCGAACATATGTTCTTCGGCGGCCAACGCATCGATGCCATGCGCGAAATGATCCTTGCCGATGACATCGGGGACCGCCAGAAAGCCCTTGAAAAGCTGCTGCCGTATCAGCGCGATGATTTCTACGGGCTTTTCAAGGCAATGGGATCACGACCGGTGACCATCAGGCTGCTCGACCCGCCACTCCATGAGTTCCTTCCGCAGGAAGATGCAGAGATAGAGGCGCTCGCCAAAAAAATCGGTATGGCGTTTCACGATGTCAAAACCCGTATCGACAATCTCCACGAATTCAACCCGATGCTTGGACTGCGCGGATGCCGCCTTGGTATTCTCCATCCTGAAATCCCGGCCATGCAGGTCCGGGCAATTATCGAGGCAGCCTGCATCATCAAAAAAGAGGGTCATGACATTATCCCCGAGATCATGGTCCCGCTCGTCAGTACAGTCCGGGAACTCGAACTGACGAGTGAAATTATCCACAAGGTCGCCCGAAGAGTGATGGCAGAGCAGGAAATCGGGGTCACATACCTTGTCGGCACGATGATCGAAGTCCCCAGGGCAGCCCTGACATCCGGCGACATAGCCAAAGCCGCAGACTTTTTCAGTTACGGAACCAATGACCTTACCCAGATGGGGCTCGGTATGAGCCGCGATGATTCAGGACAATTCCTGCCCGTCTACCAGAACTACGATATCTTCCCGCACAATCCGTTCGAATCTCTCGACCAGGAAGGCATAGGAAGGCTTATCAAGCTTTCAGCCAAGGAAGGAAGAAGCGTCAAATCAGATCTCAAACTCGGCATCTGCGGGGAACACGGCGGAGACCCCGCGACCATTGAATTCTGCCACACCACAGGAATCAACTACGTCTCCTGCAGCCCGTTCAGAATCCCCATCGCCCGCCTCGCTGCCGCCAGGGCCGCCATCGGATAA
- a CDS encoding methyltransferase family protein, with translation MNNGKHQTTPWWQGKKGEYLVAIQFLILIIFIVLPVWNPGDDALLKQHTGLIRLITLALCGTTALVLGGLGSHNLKKYVTPLPYPVDHSELVQTGIYSLVRHPLYSSQLVAGFGWAVYTLSVSHLILLAAAFFFFNYKAGKEEGWLTERHPEYREYSRRVRKFIPWIY, from the coding sequence ATGAACAACGGAAAACATCAAACCACACCGTGGTGGCAAGGCAAAAAAGGCGAGTACCTCGTCGCAATTCAGTTTCTTATCCTCATCATATTTATTGTTCTCCCGGTTTGGAATCCGGGAGACGACGCCTTGCTGAAACAACACACTGGCCTCATACGCCTGATCACCCTTGCGCTCTGCGGGACAACAGCCCTCGTTCTGGGGGGACTTGGATCGCATAATCTTAAAAAATATGTCACGCCGCTTCCCTATCCTGTTGACCACAGCGAACTGGTACAAACAGGCATTTACAGCCTGGTGCGCCACCCGCTCTACAGCAGTCAGCTCGTAGCCGGATTCGGCTGGGCAGTCTACACCCTCAGCGTCTCTCACCTCATTCTGCTGGCGGCAGCTTTCTTCTTTTTCAACTACAAGGCAGGAAAAGAGGAAGGATGGCTCACTGAGCGTCATCCCGAATACAGGGAGTACTCCAGACGGGTCAGAAAATTCATCCCCTGGATCTATTGA
- a CDS encoding ABC transporter permease codes for MTIEPVVFLLQVLRIWVPYGLTSVGATFSERGGVINLALEGLILAGAFGAAVGQHLTGSAALGIVAGILCGLCVALLHSFITITLKADQIVSGIALNILVMGATRFGLKMLFGSSMNSDRIDGTGISLVLFDPLFLIALASVIIGQFVMFRTPFGLRLRSAGESAETVAAAGVSVPGIRYAGVLISGVLASLAGVFLAYQQHSFTDNMSAGRGYIALAAMIIGKWNPVGAALASLMFAAAEALEMWLQTGFIPSQLIQALPYVVTLLVLAGFVGKARAPKEVGVPYEK; via the coding sequence ATGACCATTGAACCGGTAGTATTTCTGCTTCAGGTGCTTCGTATCTGGGTCCCTTACGGGTTGACCTCTGTCGGTGCGACGTTTTCTGAACGAGGTGGCGTTATCAACCTTGCGCTCGAAGGGCTTATTCTCGCCGGAGCGTTCGGGGCGGCGGTCGGCCAGCATCTGACAGGTTCGGCTGCTCTTGGTATTGTTGCCGGTATCCTCTGCGGGCTCTGTGTTGCGCTGCTGCATTCGTTTATTACGATAACGCTTAAAGCCGATCAGATTGTCAGCGGAATCGCGTTGAATATTCTTGTCATGGGAGCGACACGCTTTGGCTTGAAGATGCTGTTCGGCAGCTCCATGAACTCGGATCGCATTGATGGAACAGGGATATCGCTTGTGCTTTTTGATCCGCTTTTTCTCATTGCTCTGGCTTCAGTCATCATCGGTCAGTTCGTCATGTTCCGAACCCCTTTCGGATTGCGCTTACGTTCAGCGGGCGAGAGCGCCGAAACCGTTGCTGCCGCAGGTGTCAGTGTGCCCGGGATACGCTATGCCGGCGTACTTATCTCCGGTGTTCTGGCTTCTCTTGCAGGGGTTTTTCTCGCATATCAGCAACATAGTTTTACCGATAACATGTCGGCTGGCAGGGGATATATTGCGCTTGCCGCTATGATTATCGGCAAGTGGAATCCTGTCGGAGCGGCACTTGCCAGTCTTATGTTTGCTGCCGCAGAAGCTCTCGAGATGTGGTTGCAGACAGGTTTTATTCCTTCTCAGCTGATCCAGGCTCTCCCGTATGTCGTAACGCTTCTGGTACTTGCTGGTTTTGTTGGCAAGGCCCGTGCCCCGAAAGAGGTCGGGGTGCCTTACGAGAAGTAG
- the elbB gene encoding isoprenoid biosynthesis glyoxalase ElbB — MKKIGVLLSGCGVMDGTEIHEAVLTLLAIDVAGAEAVCIAPDIEQHHVINHLTGEEVKNETRNVLAESARIARGNIKPLQEIDSLGLDALILPGGFGAAKNLSDYAFKGEHFDVLPEVADAIRSFYRAGKPLGFICISPVIAAKVLAEEGVEVTIGNDHTASANIEAMGARHVNAEVFNIHASLGGKVISTPAYMLGPSIKDVAKGIDKLVNAVVRLA; from the coding sequence ATGAAAAAAATAGGCGTTCTTCTCTCCGGCTGCGGAGTCATGGACGGAACGGAAATCCATGAAGCCGTGCTGACACTTCTGGCTATTGATGTCGCAGGTGCAGAAGCAGTCTGCATCGCCCCCGATATCGAACAGCACCACGTCATCAACCATCTCACAGGAGAGGAAGTGAAGAACGAAACGCGCAACGTGCTCGCCGAGTCGGCCAGGATCGCCAGAGGAAACATCAAGCCGCTTCAGGAAATCGACTCGCTCGGGCTCGACGCACTGATCCTGCCGGGAGGCTTCGGCGCAGCGAAAAACCTCTCCGACTACGCTTTTAAAGGTGAGCATTTCGATGTGCTGCCTGAAGTCGCAGATGCCATCCGTTCATTCTACAGGGCAGGCAAACCGCTGGGATTCATCTGCATCTCACCAGTCATCGCAGCAAAAGTGCTTGCCGAAGAGGGCGTCGAGGTCACGATCGGAAACGACCATACTGCTTCCGCCAATATCGAAGCCATGGGAGCCAGACATGTCAACGCGGAGGTCTTCAATATCCACGCGAGTCTCGGCGGCAAGGTGATAAGCACCCCTGCCTACATGCTCGGCCCCTCGATCAAGGACGTGGCCAAAGGTATCGACAAGCTGGTCAACGCCGTGGTAAGGCTTGCATGA
- the uvrA gene encoding excinuclease ABC subunit UvrA, protein MSAFSHIIIRGARVHNLKNISLDIPRNRLVVITGLSGSGKSSLAFDTIYAEGQRRFMETLSAYARQYIGNIERPDVDSIDGLSPVISIDQKSTSRSPRSTVGTITEIHDFIRLLYAKAGRRYDPATGHMLQKQSEEFITESILKLPEGTKVQLLAPLVTGRKGHYRELFDTLLKKGFLRIRIDGEFREMEKGMQIERYKSHTIELVVDRLVITSGVNERLREAVKLAVGMSEHKSSVICAPFESDEKEQFFSTKYAYSDGSVPIDTLAPNNFSFNSPYGACPECNGLGEIRQLSADLMVPDKSLSINQGAIEPFGKPGKRNLWQVIRAIAKTFNFDLDTPFSKIPKAAADILLNGSGKKTFDVTYSYAGKEHLYPQDFPGAISYVRELQKNSGTAKITEWAESFMFRQPCPECGGARLRKESLQVKIGDKNIHELESIPLPESLQLFRELPAKLTEKENLIATPILHEITKRIEFLLNVGLDYLALNRSSQTLSGGEAQRIRLASQLGSQLSGVLYVLDEPSIGLHQRDNNKLITSLQHLRDIGNTVLVVEHDKDTMLAADEIIDLGPGAGEHGGELVAQGLADKLNPHSLTAQYLNGQLEVCTEKADRTEESENRFITLRGCRGNNLKGIDVSFPLARLICVTGVSGSGKSTLINETLYPVLARHFYRSKIQTYPYESIEGLKLLDKVVNVDQSPIGRTPRSNPATYTGAFTFIRDFFARLPEAQIRGYKPGRFSFNVKGGRCETCQGAGTKKIEMNFLPDVYVECDTCKGKRYNRETLQVRYKGSSIADVLDMTVEEALGFFEDFPRIRRILSTMQSVGLGYIKLGQQSPLLSGGEAQRIKLSAELAKIQTGNTLYILDEPTTGLHFQDIQHLLDVLQKLVDKGNTVIVIEHNLDIIKNADWIIDLGPEGGNKGGNLVAEGTPEVIAAAQCSHTGKFLAAELKP, encoded by the coding sequence ATGTCAGCATTCAGTCATATCATCATACGAGGGGCCAGGGTTCACAACCTGAAAAACATCTCCCTCGACATTCCCCGCAACAGGCTCGTGGTGATCACCGGCCTGTCGGGATCCGGAAAATCCAGTCTGGCATTCGATACCATCTATGCCGAAGGGCAGCGACGTTTCATGGAAACCCTTTCGGCCTATGCGCGTCAGTACATCGGCAATATCGAACGTCCTGATGTGGACAGCATTGACGGGCTCTCTCCGGTCATATCCATCGACCAGAAAAGCACCAGTCGATCACCCCGTTCGACGGTCGGCACCATTACTGAAATCCATGATTTTATCCGGCTGCTCTACGCCAAAGCAGGGCGGCGCTACGATCCCGCAACCGGCCATATGTTGCAGAAACAAAGCGAGGAGTTCATTACTGAATCCATCCTCAAGCTGCCCGAAGGAACGAAAGTTCAGCTCCTGGCCCCTCTGGTTACCGGCAGAAAAGGACACTATCGCGAGCTGTTCGATACCCTCCTCAAAAAGGGGTTTCTGCGCATCCGCATCGATGGTGAATTCCGGGAAATGGAAAAAGGGATGCAAATCGAGCGCTACAAGAGCCATACTATCGAACTCGTTGTTGACAGGCTGGTCATTACCTCCGGCGTCAACGAACGTCTGAGGGAGGCTGTCAAACTGGCTGTCGGGATGTCCGAACATAAATCCTCTGTCATCTGCGCTCCGTTTGAAAGCGACGAAAAAGAACAATTTTTCAGCACCAAATACGCCTATTCAGACGGTTCTGTTCCGATCGACACCCTTGCACCCAATAATTTCAGTTTCAACTCTCCCTATGGCGCCTGCCCTGAATGCAACGGCCTCGGCGAGATTCGCCAGTTGTCGGCAGATCTGATGGTCCCCGACAAGTCGCTCTCGATCAATCAGGGAGCGATCGAACCATTCGGCAAACCGGGAAAACGCAATCTCTGGCAGGTCATCAGAGCGATCGCAAAAACATTCAACTTCGATCTCGACACGCCGTTTTCAAAAATCCCGAAAGCCGCTGCCGATATTCTGCTCAATGGTTCCGGAAAAAAAACCTTTGACGTCACCTACAGCTATGCAGGCAAGGAACATCTCTATCCGCAGGATTTCCCCGGAGCCATCAGCTATGTGCGCGAACTCCAGAAAAACTCAGGAACAGCAAAAATAACTGAATGGGCAGAAAGCTTCATGTTCCGCCAGCCATGTCCGGAGTGCGGCGGAGCCCGTTTGAGAAAAGAAAGCCTGCAGGTTAAAATCGGTGACAAAAACATCCATGAGCTCGAGTCCATTCCTCTGCCTGAATCACTTCAGCTCTTTCGGGAACTTCCAGCAAAACTGACGGAGAAGGAAAACCTCATCGCGACCCCGATTCTGCACGAAATCACGAAACGAATAGAGTTCCTGCTCAATGTCGGCCTTGACTACCTGGCACTCAACAGAAGTTCCCAGACCCTCTCCGGCGGCGAAGCACAGCGCATTCGCCTCGCATCACAGCTCGGATCGCAGCTCAGCGGGGTTCTTTACGTGCTTGACGAGCCAAGCATCGGACTGCATCAGCGTGACAACAACAAACTGATCACATCGCTGCAGCACCTGCGCGATATCGGCAACACCGTTCTCGTGGTTGAGCATGACAAAGACACCATGCTTGCCGCTGATGAGATTATCGATCTCGGACCGGGAGCCGGAGAACATGGCGGCGAGCTTGTCGCTCAGGGACTGGCCGATAAGCTGAACCCTCATTCTTTAACCGCTCAATACCTGAACGGCCAGCTCGAGGTCTGCACAGAAAAAGCGGACAGAACAGAAGAAAGTGAAAACCGTTTCATCACCCTCCGCGGGTGCCGCGGCAACAATCTGAAAGGGATTGATGTCAGCTTTCCGCTCGCCAGACTGATCTGCGTCACAGGAGTAAGCGGTTCAGGCAAATCAACCCTGATCAATGAAACACTCTATCCGGTTCTGGCAAGGCACTTCTACCGATCCAAGATTCAGACCTATCCCTACGAAAGTATTGAAGGGCTGAAACTCCTCGACAAGGTCGTCAACGTCGACCAGTCCCCGATAGGCAGGACACCGAGGTCAAACCCTGCGACCTATACCGGAGCGTTTACCTTCATCCGGGACTTTTTCGCCCGCCTTCCTGAAGCCCAGATTCGAGGCTATAAACCAGGACGGTTCAGTTTCAACGTCAAGGGAGGACGCTGTGAAACCTGTCAAGGTGCCGGAACGAAAAAAATCGAGATGAATTTTCTGCCCGATGTCTATGTCGAATGTGATACGTGCAAAGGCAAACGCTACAACCGCGAAACACTGCAGGTCCGCTACAAGGGAAGTTCCATCGCTGACGTCCTTGATATGACCGTCGAGGAAGCGCTGGGATTCTTTGAAGATTTCCCGCGAATACGCCGTATTCTTTCCACCATGCAGAGTGTCGGGCTCGGCTATATAAAGCTCGGGCAGCAGTCGCCTCTCCTCTCGGGAGGTGAAGCGCAAAGAATAAAACTATCGGCTGAACTAGCCAAAATTCAGACTGGAAATACCCTCTATATCCTTGATGAACCAACTACCGGCCTTCATTTCCAGGACATCCAGCACCTCCTTGACGTTCTGCAGAAACTTGTCGACAAAGGCAACACGGTTATCGTCATCGAACACAATCTCGATATCATCAAAAATGCTGACTGGATCATAGACCTCGGCCCGGAAGGAGGCAATAAAGGCGGGAACCTGGTCGCTGAAGGAACCCCGGAAGTCATTGCCGCTGCACAATGCTCTCACACAGGAAAATTTCTTGCTGCGGAACTGAAGCCTTGA
- a CDS encoding carboxypeptidase regulatory-like domain-containing protein — MPSDVTDCWLKAVLIACVVLALLCSVPLFAENQLPDASSASPEFSQEEELMILEIFFDRQSAGVHRCYRIADEFWFPFALFQQYAPLPESCSHHSGAVFRTTLGTIEFDPAILRVIEGQAFISYEGLKNNLHIHTLFNKSIYAVKFIVPWRILTKRQPRAVPAERTPDIAAPDNVLSFLHMESQWSYAVPASRYGYLELEAGGGVAGGLWDMTGSGDLAGKPVLSQFHWTTISKHAALRIGTGSSQHYSLLESMPYSGIQFAWNNRDILPNIDNDRNTQSDVFLNLDRNQRRSIEGLGPSGGIAELRFDDYIVARQRIPFNRKFVFRNVRMNADPRVIEVYLYDHSIYEKPSRIVDYTRSVSSRSLADGEMLVHGSAGFSGNILADDNRHEGWTGSGAFLYGLSDRLTLEASLQKHPESDSIDGLIGTILSIGPEWNSSLYGAWSHGGPAIDFSLFGYGNAWRFTQRTQWNGRKIGYASGSGRQKHAMRLQVRPFSCLNTLLYGYYSKEGGADDVASLLPGGTVLLSSWLSVSAAPDDEKGDYRYEANIRVLQDMDVRLRYDQNVLTTDLGYDIDNNHSVQFLHFVTPQTGQQALNASWYWHPGGDYGSRVRLGLSQSSRGVGVSGSWSKDFNVGLNAVLAFNNNMNQAGSLFIDEDNLPGDDYTKCAVSFALKWDLGRSSRRFYPIERSAINYTRGGLTGSLKIKKVDGLEGYSVDDAAILINGRKLGQRQTGGTFFIGNLKPGLYTVSVDPEHLPVELVADRQHQVVEVKSGDITEVELLLKEEYGVAGKVCTQSGTPLLQLPVSIVDTQGAVVTTSATDEFGYYRVDGLEAGAYVVRVSLPLGESGVTLFERACNISDDFLFGIDIVVPEQCQ; from the coding sequence ATGCCTTCAGATGTCACTGACTGCTGGTTGAAGGCAGTGCTTATCGCTTGTGTTGTACTTGCATTGCTTTGCTCTGTTCCCCTTTTTGCAGAAAATCAGTTGCCGGACGCTTCTTCAGCAAGTCCGGAGTTTTCTCAGGAAGAAGAATTGATGATCCTTGAAATTTTTTTCGATCGTCAATCGGCCGGTGTTCACCGCTGTTATCGCATAGCCGACGAGTTCTGGTTTCCATTCGCATTGTTTCAGCAGTACGCACCTCTGCCGGAGTCCTGCTCTCACCATTCAGGGGCGGTCTTTCGTACCACTCTCGGTACGATCGAGTTCGATCCTGCAATACTTCGCGTCATCGAGGGGCAGGCTTTTATTTCCTATGAGGGTCTCAAAAACAACCTTCACATTCATACGCTTTTCAACAAGTCGATCTATGCGGTCAAGTTTATTGTTCCCTGGAGGATCCTGACAAAGCGCCAACCCCGCGCAGTTCCTGCTGAGAGAACTCCTGATATTGCAGCACCGGATAATGTTCTTTCTTTTCTGCATATGGAAAGTCAGTGGTCGTATGCAGTTCCAGCAAGCAGGTATGGGTATCTTGAGTTAGAAGCAGGGGGGGGAGTTGCTGGCGGTCTGTGGGATATGACCGGATCGGGTGATCTGGCCGGCAAGCCCGTTCTTTCTCAATTTCACTGGACGACGATAAGCAAGCATGCTGCTTTGAGAATCGGAACGGGCTCCAGTCAGCATTACAGTCTGCTGGAAAGTATGCCATACAGCGGCATTCAGTTTGCCTGGAACAATCGCGACATTCTTCCCAACATTGATAACGATCGGAATACCCAGTCAGACGTTTTCCTGAATCTTGACCGAAACCAGCGTCGTTCCATCGAGGGTCTGGGGCCATCTGGTGGAATAGCCGAACTGCGTTTTGACGATTACATCGTTGCGCGTCAGAGAATTCCGTTCAACAGAAAATTTGTGTTCAGAAACGTTCGTATGAACGCAGATCCACGGGTCATAGAGGTCTATCTCTATGATCATTCCATCTACGAGAAGCCGTCGCGCATTGTCGACTATACCAGGTCTGTTTCCAGCAGGAGTCTTGCCGACGGAGAAATGCTTGTCCATGGATCTGCCGGGTTTTCCGGAAACATTCTTGCCGATGATAACCGCCATGAGGGATGGACGGGATCAGGTGCTTTTCTGTATGGGCTCAGTGACCGCCTGACCCTTGAGGCTTCATTGCAGAAGCACCCGGAATCCGATAGCATTGATGGACTTATTGGTACGATTCTGTCGATAGGTCCAGAGTGGAATAGCTCGCTGTACGGGGCATGGTCACATGGCGGGCCAGCTATCGACTTCTCACTTTTCGGCTATGGCAATGCGTGGCGTTTTACACAACGCACGCAATGGAACGGCCGGAAGATCGGATATGCATCCGGTTCAGGGCGGCAGAAGCATGCCATGCGTCTGCAGGTCAGGCCGTTTTCATGTTTGAACACGCTGCTCTACGGGTATTACAGTAAAGAAGGCGGAGCAGATGATGTGGCCTCTCTCCTGCCCGGCGGGACGGTTTTGTTGTCTTCATGGTTAAGCGTATCGGCTGCGCCAGACGATGAGAAGGGCGACTACCGTTATGAAGCCAATATAAGAGTCTTACAGGATATGGATGTGCGATTGAGGTACGATCAGAATGTGTTGACAACCGATCTGGGCTATGATATCGACAACAATCATTCTGTTCAGTTTCTTCATTTTGTGACGCCTCAAACCGGTCAGCAGGCGCTTAATGCATCATGGTACTGGCATCCGGGGGGGGATTACGGCAGTCGCGTGCGCCTGGGTTTATCGCAGAGCTCCAGAGGAGTTGGCGTAAGCGGTTCGTGGAGTAAAGACTTCAATGTCGGCCTCAATGCAGTTCTTGCCTTCAATAACAACATGAACCAGGCAGGAAGCCTCTTCATCGATGAGGATAACCTTCCTGGCGATGATTACACCAAATGTGCTGTCAGCTTTGCTCTCAAGTGGGATCTCGGGCGCTCATCCAGGCGTTTTTATCCTATTGAGCGTTCTGCAATTAATTATACAAGAGGGGGACTTACAGGATCGTTGAAGATTAAAAAAGTTGACGGTTTAGAGGGCTACTCTGTCGATGATGCAGCCATTCTGATCAACGGCAGAAAACTTGGGCAGCGCCAGACAGGGGGAACCTTTTTTATCGGTAATCTCAAACCCGGGCTCTATACCGTCTCCGTTGATCCTGAACATCTTCCGGTTGAACTTGTTGCGGATCGTCAACACCAAGTTGTTGAGGTCAAAAGCGGTGATATTACCGAGGTGGAGCTTCTTCTCAAGGAAGAATACGGAGTTGCCGGGAAAGTTTGCACTCAGTCGGGCACTCCACTGCTCCAGCTCCCTGTCAGCATTGTCGATACCCAAGGCGCTGTTGTCACAACATCTGCAACCGATGAGTTCGGTTACTATCGGGTCGATGGTCTGGAAGCGGGAGCCTATGTTGTCAGGGTTTCACTACCCTTGGGAGAGAGTGGTGTTACTCTTTTTGAAAGAGCATGCAACATCAGCGACGATTTTCTGTTCGGCATCGATATTGTAGTTCCTGAGCAATGCCAGTAG